The following are encoded in a window of Halorarum salinum genomic DNA:
- a CDS encoding helix-turn-helix domain-containing protein: MDSTDAAAPEDASGERRERWRHAGSPDGDGDGDATSDAGTPVILAEARLSGGPLALSETLRSLPDVSIRPDHHTVSANGDRSLAASISGSSTDRVRSALEADSSVVSFEIVRSFPDHSIYRIDLEESAVLLAPTSLELGARPLSVEGIHDGWRADVQFPDRDSLIALRAFCEEHGISFGVDSLHEADYLDGVTNGLTELQRETLRTAYRLGYFDVPRTTSQAELAAELDVSTSAVSHRLRRATARLVGDELVSSDDGS, translated from the coding sequence ATGGATTCGACGGACGCTGCCGCTCCCGAGGACGCTTCGGGCGAGCGGCGCGAACGGTGGCGCCACGCCGGTTCCCCCGACGGGGACGGCGACGGCGATGCCACGTCCGACGCGGGCACGCCCGTCATCCTCGCCGAGGCGCGACTCTCCGGCGGGCCGCTCGCGCTCTCGGAGACGCTCCGCTCGCTTCCCGACGTGTCGATCCGACCCGACCACCACACGGTCTCCGCGAACGGCGATCGAAGCCTGGCCGCCTCGATCTCGGGGAGTTCGACGGACCGGGTCCGGTCCGCGCTCGAGGCTGACTCGAGCGTCGTGTCGTTCGAGATCGTCCGGTCGTTCCCGGACCACAGCATCTACCGGATCGACCTCGAGGAGTCGGCCGTCCTGCTCGCGCCGACGAGCCTCGAACTCGGCGCCCGCCCGCTGTCGGTCGAGGGGATCCACGACGGCTGGCGCGCGGACGTCCAGTTCCCCGACCGGGACTCGCTCATCGCGCTCCGCGCCTTCTGTGAGGAGCACGGGATCTCGTTCGGCGTCGACAGCCTCCACGAGGCCGACTACCTCGACGGCGTCACGAACGGGCTGACCGAACTGCAGCGGGAGACGCTCCGGACGGCGTACAGACTCGGCTACTTCGACGTTCCGCGGACGACCAGCCAGGCGGAACTGGCGGCCGAACTGGACGTCTCGACGTCCGCCGTGTCCCACCGACTCCGCCGTGCGACGGCCCGGCTCGTCGGGGACGAACTCGTTTCCTCGGACGACGGGAGCTGA